The following are from one region of the Polyangiaceae bacterium genome:
- a CDS encoding isocitrate/isopropylmalate dehydrogenase family protein, with product MSSKTIALIGGDGIGPEVTREARLLLEWYIKERGLPLQLWDLDLGADRYLKDGTTFPEEIKNKIRDNCAAVFLGALGDPRVPDMAHARDILFGLRFGFDLYANIRPVRALSDDLVPLKGKKKEDVDMVVFRENTEGVYVGVGGQMRRNTPHEVAINEDINTRYGVERIIVAAFEYAKQHGRKKVHMADKSNAMRHAHELWLRVFDEVGKRYPDIERAHVYVDALCLYLVQDPSQFEVIVTNNLFGDIVTDLGAGLQGGLGMACSANVHPADPNRVGLFEPVHGSAPPLAGKNIANPFAALLTVGALLSYLGWPDEERRIEGAITAALAEKQVTRDLGGSLSTTDAAAWVRQRVAEG from the coding sequence ATGAGCTCCAAGACCATTGCGCTGATTGGTGGTGACGGCATCGGCCCCGAGGTGACCCGCGAGGCGCGGCTGCTCCTCGAGTGGTACATCAAGGAGCGCGGCCTGCCGCTTCAACTGTGGGACCTCGACCTGGGAGCCGATCGCTACCTGAAGGACGGCACGACTTTCCCGGAGGAAATAAAGAACAAGATCCGCGACAACTGCGCGGCGGTGTTTCTCGGTGCCCTGGGCGATCCGCGAGTGCCTGATATGGCCCATGCGCGAGACATCTTGTTCGGCCTGCGTTTCGGCTTCGACTTGTACGCCAACATCCGTCCCGTGCGTGCGTTGTCGGACGACTTGGTGCCTCTCAAGGGCAAGAAGAAGGAAGACGTGGACATGGTGGTGTTCCGGGAGAACACCGAAGGCGTGTACGTCGGCGTCGGCGGGCAGATGCGCCGCAATACTCCTCACGAAGTCGCGATCAACGAGGACATCAACACGCGCTATGGCGTGGAGCGCATCATCGTCGCGGCCTTCGAGTACGCGAAGCAGCACGGCCGCAAGAAGGTCCACATGGCCGACAAATCGAACGCCATGCGCCACGCGCACGAGCTCTGGCTGCGCGTGTTCGACGAAGTGGGCAAGCGCTATCCAGACATCGAGCGCGCACACGTCTATGTCGACGCGCTGTGCTTGTACCTGGTTCAGGACCCCAGTCAGTTCGAGGTGATCGTCACCAACAACCTGTTCGGGGACATCGTTACGGACCTGGGTGCTGGCCTCCAGGGCGGCCTTGGGATGGCGTGCTCCGCCAACGTACATCCAGCAGATCCCAATCGCGTCGGCCTGTTCGAGCCGGTTCACGGTTCCGCGCCGCCCCTCGCCGGAAAGAACATCGCGAACCCCTTTGCCGCGCTGCTCACCGTCGGTGCGTTGCTCAGCTATCTGGGCTGGCCGGATGAAGAGCGCCGCATCGAAGGGGCGATCACCGCGGCTCTGGCGGAAAAGCAGGTCACCCGAGACCTGGGCGGCAGCTTGAGCACCACGGACGCCGCGGCTTGGGTCCGCCAGCGAGTGGCTGAAGGCTGA
- a CDS encoding response regulator — MNAEPTSELFVLALVADGDQARLVARVFAEAGDVCVVATDLAEGLARSASEVPDVVFVDVAMGEGGGVAIVHHLRAVAPGASVLALADEAHVSLATQAMALGATGMLVTPVSGDELLTAVGPVRSRIAERIERQRLEEAAMVSRRGLSMAARVAEIAMHTDRSRAAGELAQIFTDATQADTVLVYLPAGERTRQLMCVHSLGDIGDAPSFCEEMDLLNYSRNHDWEVVPLAISKERSGLVVLGSPRRGGGCEELIQLIAAQAATTFALIGEREHSHRGAMKDPSSSAYTFAYFVDVAGREIDKARRHGRRFALATIAVNAEDTGAGPPSVASVERILGAVRDTDVLARVDEREFYLLLPETGGIGAHICRRRVQRGAEPDGRRGNGSGLELTMGMATYPHDGTDLSRLLRVAKHRAEASLASVVRRLGLDRMPLGEVLDTLLWHVPEGDSVEQPRSFELPQMDMLGVAVSAVSEAMRSDRARVVATHRGGVSLGMAVKAHLREREGAELITVDLGAQPELMDIEALALVAEHGCYVLLGRSERGGLMRAVHAADPLLVDLVVQRLGEAVGLRLLE; from the coding sequence GTGAACGCCGAACCAACTAGCGAACTATTCGTCCTGGCGCTGGTGGCCGACGGCGATCAGGCGCGGCTCGTCGCCCGGGTGTTCGCTGAGGCCGGGGACGTGTGCGTCGTCGCCACGGACCTGGCGGAGGGGTTGGCCCGCAGCGCCTCGGAAGTGCCCGACGTGGTCTTCGTGGATGTCGCGATGGGCGAGGGCGGCGGTGTGGCGATCGTTCACCACCTACGCGCCGTCGCTCCTGGGGCCAGCGTGCTCGCCTTGGCAGACGAAGCCCACGTGAGCCTGGCGACTCAGGCCATGGCGCTCGGCGCCACTGGCATGCTGGTGACACCGGTGAGTGGCGACGAGCTGTTGACCGCCGTCGGTCCGGTGCGGTCGCGCATCGCCGAGCGCATCGAGCGCCAACGCCTGGAAGAGGCCGCGATGGTGTCGCGCCGCGGACTGTCGATGGCTGCGCGGGTCGCCGAGATCGCCATGCACACGGACCGCAGCCGCGCCGCGGGCGAGCTCGCACAAATCTTCACGGACGCGACCCAAGCGGACACCGTGCTGGTCTACCTCCCGGCAGGCGAACGCACCCGGCAGCTGATGTGCGTTCACTCCCTGGGTGACATCGGTGATGCGCCGAGTTTCTGTGAGGAAATGGATCTCCTGAACTACTCGCGCAATCACGACTGGGAGGTGGTGCCCCTCGCGATCAGCAAGGAACGCAGTGGCTTGGTGGTGTTAGGCTCGCCACGGCGCGGTGGCGGCTGCGAAGAGTTGATCCAGCTCATCGCAGCCCAAGCGGCGACGACCTTCGCGTTGATTGGAGAGCGCGAGCACTCTCACCGCGGGGCGATGAAGGATCCATCCTCCAGCGCCTACACATTCGCCTACTTCGTGGACGTCGCGGGGCGAGAGATCGACAAGGCTCGGCGCCACGGGCGTCGCTTCGCCTTGGCGACGATCGCAGTCAACGCGGAGGACACCGGCGCTGGCCCGCCGAGCGTCGCCAGCGTCGAACGCATCTTGGGCGCAGTGCGTGACACCGACGTGCTGGCCCGAGTAGACGAGCGCGAGTTCTATCTGCTGCTTCCCGAGACCGGCGGCATTGGTGCGCACATTTGCCGGCGCCGAGTACAACGCGGTGCGGAGCCAGACGGCCGCCGCGGGAACGGCAGTGGTCTCGAGCTGACCATGGGGATGGCAACCTATCCCCACGACGGAACCGACCTTTCACGGTTGTTGCGGGTTGCCAAGCACCGCGCGGAAGCAAGCCTCGCGTCGGTCGTTCGGCGCTTGGGCCTCGACCGCATGCCTCTGGGTGAAGTGCTCGACACGCTGTTGTGGCACGTGCCTGAGGGCGACTCCGTAGAACAGCCGCGCAGCTTCGAGCTGCCACAGATGGATATGCTGGGCGTCGCCGTCTCGGCGGTCAGCGAAGCCATGCGCAGCGACCGCGCACGGGTCGTCGCCACTCACCGCGGTGGCGTGAGCCTCGGTATGGCTGTGAAGGCGCACCTGAGGGAGCGCGAGGGCGCGGAGCTGATCACCGTGGACTTGGGCGCACAGCCTGAGCTGATGGATATCGAGGCGCTGGCCTTGGTCGCCGAACACGGCTGCTACGTCTTGCTGGGGCGCAGCGAGCGAGGTGGCCTGATGCGCGCAGTCCACGCTGCGGATCCGTTGCTGGTCGACCTGGTCGTTCAACGCCTCGGCGAGGCCGTTGGCTTGAGGCTCCTGGAGTAA
- a CDS encoding DUF4388 domain-containing protein has protein sequence MSRSVLLVDSDLDALGELASVLRARGLSVAVADEPERALERAERNRPDAILIAEEVALSSDFQARLAADRSLRDIPRFILVPRPISETPSAVGASSQVIPHGIGPSSSPPSDPISNPPVSSPLSSRQPTSSQHHSSEPPGQDAQRPRVELNRADVDQIAQRVMAVPKAAVRGVRAESGDFRGDLHQVGVVDLLQLLGMNRRTGALSVTTSSGVGEVRLEDGEVVDAVYRRLEGEKALYRLLGEREGTFSFAGGYASALRRVETPTHSLLMEGMRRVDEVAALKTRLPVSDALLLVCPVSSDAPQVDRLVGDLLIAPRTVDELTDELPQGDLEILTAIEGMLASGIVRLIPKGAVRAVLTEPEQMSVLSAMVARLVRPGFGGNPRLIFAGPPERLGGLGHATRRIADAIPPTESTPTAPVPHVIASIRLGESVDLDIVALPELEAYAPLWPLCLAGAAAVVRLDDRESPFLEAACSVAEVPLLEAVALLGEIDEADPIQAAALIRMSVEQVAGHAP, from the coding sequence ATGTCACGCTCGGTCTTGCTAGTCGACTCGGATCTCGACGCGCTCGGTGAGCTAGCGAGCGTGCTTCGCGCCCGCGGCTTGAGCGTTGCGGTTGCGGATGAACCTGAGCGGGCGCTGGAGCGCGCGGAGCGGAACCGCCCTGACGCGATCCTGATCGCCGAGGAGGTCGCGCTGAGCAGTGACTTCCAGGCGCGCCTCGCGGCCGACCGCAGCCTGCGCGACATCCCACGCTTCATCTTGGTGCCGCGACCCATCTCGGAGACGCCGAGTGCCGTCGGGGCTTCGTCCCAAGTCATACCGCACGGAATAGGACCGAGCTCCAGCCCTCCCAGCGATCCGATCTCGAATCCGCCGGTTAGCAGTCCGCTCAGCAGTCGCCAGCCGACGAGTTCCCAGCATCACTCGAGTGAGCCCCCGGGGCAGGATGCGCAGCGCCCACGTGTCGAGCTCAATCGCGCCGATGTCGACCAGATCGCTCAGCGCGTGATGGCGGTGCCGAAGGCAGCGGTACGCGGGGTGCGCGCCGAGAGCGGTGACTTCCGCGGGGATTTGCACCAGGTCGGCGTCGTGGATCTGCTGCAGTTGCTCGGCATGAATCGGCGCACCGGCGCCTTGAGCGTCACCACCAGCAGCGGCGTCGGGGAGGTGCGGCTGGAAGACGGCGAGGTCGTGGACGCGGTGTATCGTCGGCTCGAGGGTGAGAAGGCGCTGTATCGCTTGCTTGGCGAGCGAGAGGGCACCTTCTCCTTTGCCGGCGGCTATGCCTCGGCGCTTCGCCGCGTGGAAACGCCAACGCACTCGCTGTTGATGGAGGGCATGCGCCGTGTGGACGAGGTGGCGGCGCTCAAGACTCGGCTGCCCGTGTCTGACGCACTGTTGTTGGTGTGCCCCGTGTCCAGCGACGCGCCACAGGTGGATCGCCTGGTGGGGGATCTGTTGATCGCCCCGCGTACTGTCGACGAGCTCACGGACGAGCTGCCCCAGGGCGATCTGGAGATCTTGACCGCCATCGAGGGCATGTTGGCCTCGGGGATCGTGCGGCTCATCCCGAAGGGCGCCGTGCGTGCGGTACTCACGGAGCCGGAGCAAATGAGCGTGCTCAGCGCGATGGTCGCGCGGCTCGTTCGGCCCGGCTTTGGTGGCAACCCGCGACTGATCTTCGCGGGGCCCCCGGAGCGCCTCGGTGGCCTGGGCCACGCAACGCGGCGCATCGCGGACGCCATTCCTCCTACGGAATCGACTCCCACCGCACCAGTGCCCCATGTGATCGCGTCGATTCGCTTGGGGGAGAGCGTCGATCTGGACATCGTAGCCCTCCCGGAGCTCGAGGCTTACGCACCGCTCTGGCCCCTCTGCCTCGCAGGAGCGGCCGCTGTCGTGCGCCTGGATGACCGGGAGTCACCGTTCCTCGAGGCCGCCTGTTCAGTGGCCGAGGTTCCACTGCTGGAGGCGGTCGCCTTGCTGGGGGAAATCGACGAAGCCGACCCGATTCAGGCTGCCGCATTGATCCGCATGAGCGTGGAGCAGGTCGCCGGGCACGCTCCCTGA
- the aroB gene encoding 3-dehydroquinate synthase has product MTVPSRPLLLTGFMGTGKSTVGRLLADSAGVDFCDLDTEIERRALKSVREIFADDGEAGFRSLEAQALRDVLSARRAQVVALGGGALLKREQRLLALERGVVVCLQADVDELLRRLSGDTSRPLLDAPDPRSRILELMDARRASYAEAHLQLATAGKQPEALASRLLEFWQRNPIAVAAGADSYTVEVTHGDLTARLGERMASLTPTRVVCVSDTNVDRAHGSSRQRLLDGFGSKHTTVLLEPGEEHKSLDALAPIYQAALDVGADRKSVFLGLGGGVVTDITGFAAATYMRGVRWLGAPSTLLAMVDASVGGKTAVDFGPAKNCVGAFWQPSGVVCDVELLSTEPERGYVSALSEVIKTALIGDAELLSLVEREQRAILARDPQLLVEMLQRCVAVKAGVVSRDPRERGERAHLNLGHTLGHAMEAFAGYGRLTHGEAISLGLVAALRLGTRLGHTPSELSTRIEHLLKQLGLPVDLKAHQLPAASSLLGHDKKRAGDQVRFVFARDVGDVFTEHLALDALHSHAQTL; this is encoded by the coding sequence ATGACCGTCCCTTCTCGTCCGTTGCTGCTCACTGGCTTCATGGGCACAGGCAAGAGCACCGTCGGCCGCCTGCTGGCGGACTCAGCCGGTGTGGACTTCTGCGACCTCGACACGGAGATCGAGCGCCGAGCGCTGAAGTCCGTCCGCGAAATTTTCGCAGACGACGGAGAGGCGGGCTTTCGCTCGCTCGAGGCGCAGGCGCTGCGAGATGTATTGTCCGCCAGAAGGGCGCAAGTCGTCGCACTCGGAGGCGGCGCTTTGCTCAAGCGCGAGCAACGGCTCCTGGCCCTGGAACGCGGCGTGGTGGTGTGCCTGCAGGCGGACGTGGATGAGCTGTTGCGGCGGCTGAGCGGGGACACCAGCCGACCGCTGCTCGATGCTCCGGATCCCCGAAGCCGCATCCTGGAACTGATGGACGCGCGGCGAGCAAGCTATGCCGAAGCGCATCTGCAGCTAGCAACCGCAGGGAAACAACCCGAGGCGCTCGCGTCCCGGCTGCTCGAGTTCTGGCAGCGCAACCCAATTGCGGTGGCCGCTGGCGCGGACAGCTACACGGTCGAGGTGACTCATGGCGACCTGACGGCGCGCCTCGGCGAGCGCATGGCTTCCCTCACCCCCACCCGCGTGGTGTGTGTGAGCGACACCAACGTCGACCGCGCACACGGTTCCTCACGGCAACGTTTGCTGGATGGATTCGGGAGCAAGCACACGACCGTGCTCCTAGAGCCTGGGGAGGAGCACAAGTCGCTCGACGCACTGGCTCCGATCTATCAGGCGGCGCTGGACGTCGGCGCCGACCGCAAGAGCGTGTTTCTCGGTCTCGGCGGCGGCGTGGTGACGGACATCACGGGCTTTGCCGCTGCTACCTATATGCGCGGCGTGCGTTGGCTCGGCGCCCCGAGCACGTTGCTTGCCATGGTGGACGCCTCGGTTGGCGGCAAGACAGCCGTGGATTTCGGCCCGGCGAAGAACTGCGTGGGTGCTTTCTGGCAGCCAAGCGGGGTGGTCTGCGACGTCGAGCTGCTCTCCACCGAGCCGGAGCGTGGCTATGTCAGCGCGCTCTCCGAGGTGATCAAGACGGCGCTGATTGGGGATGCGGAGCTCCTGAGCTTGGTCGAGCGGGAGCAGCGAGCGATCCTGGCGCGTGACCCGCAATTGCTTGTGGAAATGTTGCAGCGCTGCGTCGCGGTGAAGGCAGGCGTCGTCAGTCGCGATCCGCGTGAACGCGGCGAGCGCGCACACCTCAACCTGGGGCACACCCTGGGACACGCGATGGAGGCCTTCGCTGGCTATGGTCGGCTCACTCACGGCGAAGCAATCAGCCTTGGGTTGGTCGCCGCGCTGCGTTTGGGTACGCGCTTAGGTCACACGCCAAGCGAACTCAGCACGCGGATCGAGCACCTATTGAAGCAGCTCGGCTTACCCGTCGATCTCAAAGCGCACCAGCTTCCGGCAGCGAGCAGCCTGCTAGGTCACGACAAGAAGCGCGCGGGAGATCAGGTGCGCTTCGTGTTCGCGCGGGATGTAGGTGATGTGTTCACTGAACACCTTGCACTCGATGCGCTGCACTCCCACGCACAAACGCTGTAG
- the dapF gene encoding diaminopimelate epimerase encodes MAELAFTKYEGLGNDFLVVDVESADALGPAEAQLLCDRHRGVGGDGVLLVAPASSPGASARMVVLNADGSRPEMCGNGIRCVALHLARRDAVREGTIRVDTDAGLLACSVTTDDFLGATVGVDMGRGVAVGRYLGEFRGEKVEFAQVSMGNPHAIVFGRRYSLADIDAFGAQVNAAVPGGTNVEFAQLLGAQSIDLVVFERGVGRTMACGTGACATAVAAALAGQSPYDAPIEVRLPGGPLEIQVTRADLAVHMRGPARLVFSGTVSEGFLSRAVGQPSPLGSSLLGSSQGER; translated from the coding sequence ATGGCTGAGTTGGCTTTCACCAAGTACGAGGGCTTGGGCAATGACTTCCTCGTGGTCGATGTGGAGTCTGCCGATGCGTTGGGCCCAGCCGAGGCTCAGCTGCTGTGCGACCGTCACCGCGGCGTAGGCGGCGATGGCGTGCTGCTCGTCGCTCCCGCTTCCAGCCCGGGGGCCAGCGCTCGCATGGTGGTGCTGAACGCCGACGGGTCCCGACCCGAGATGTGCGGCAATGGCATCCGCTGTGTGGCGCTGCACTTGGCGCGACGAGACGCGGTGCGCGAGGGTACTATCCGCGTGGATACCGACGCTGGGCTGTTGGCTTGCTCGGTCACCACGGACGATTTCCTCGGGGCAACGGTTGGCGTTGACATGGGGCGCGGTGTCGCTGTGGGGCGATACCTCGGTGAGTTCCGCGGGGAGAAGGTTGAGTTCGCCCAAGTTTCCATGGGCAACCCCCACGCGATCGTCTTCGGGCGTAGGTACTCGCTGGCTGACATCGACGCTTTCGGTGCGCAGGTGAATGCGGCGGTTCCCGGTGGGACGAACGTCGAGTTCGCGCAGCTGCTCGGCGCCCAGAGTATCGATCTCGTGGTGTTCGAGCGCGGGGTTGGGCGAACCATGGCGTGCGGCACCGGAGCATGCGCAACCGCCGTCGCCGCTGCGCTCGCTGGTCAGAGCCCGTACGACGCGCCCATCGAGGTGCGCCTTCCCGGCGGACCCTTGGAGATCCAAGTGACCAGGGCGGACCTCGCGGTGCACATGCGAGGGCCAGCGCGATTGGTGTTCTCGGGTACCGTCTCCGAGGGCTTTCTGTCGCGGGCTGTAGGCCAGCCGTCGCCTTTGGGTTCTTCGCTTTTGGGTTCTTCGCAGGGGGAGCGCTGA
- a CDS encoding DUF167 domain-containing protein — MELELTPVADGLRFLVFAKPRASRSRVLGVKQGALEVAIAAPPVDGAANTELLKTLAKSLGVSKSSVVLVAGETSKHKRVVVQGLSADELRRRLMG; from the coding sequence ATGGAACTCGAGCTGACCCCCGTCGCTGACGGCCTGCGGTTTTTGGTGTTTGCCAAGCCCCGCGCCAGTCGGAGCCGCGTGCTTGGGGTGAAGCAGGGCGCGCTCGAGGTGGCGATCGCGGCTCCGCCGGTGGATGGGGCGGCGAACACCGAGCTCTTGAAGACCCTCGCGAAGTCGCTGGGCGTGAGCAAGAGCTCGGTGGTGCTGGTCGCGGGCGAGACGTCGAAGCACAAGCGCGTCGTGGTCCAAGGCTTGAGCGCGGACGAGCTTCGTCGCCGCCTCATGGGCTAA
- a CDS encoding 8-amino-7-oxononanoate synthase: MALEFLDDELAALERAGLLRVPAVPSAAGLLDCSTNDYLGYARDVSRETSLGAGASRLIHGTSTEHLDLERALADWVALPAALLFSSGYAANVGLIQALAGPGDVIFSDALNHASLIDGCRLSRARVVVLEHNSLEHLERALEAEQGRRRWVVTESYYSMDGDGPDLRTLRALTEHHRAGWLVDEAHALGVYGPVGAGRCAEAGVKPDALVGTLGKSLGSAGAFVAGSETLRTYLWNRARSLVFSTATSPLLALKTLPMVERVKASDRERSDLLRKAQTLVSRLREAGLPFPRHYLVGPIVPVVLGSTEAAQHLAIDLTAQGFLVQPIRPPTVPEGTSRLRITLRPQLEDLALDHLATLLIAGWKRWSSSAPEQR; this comes from the coding sequence GTGGCTCTCGAGTTCTTGGACGATGAGTTGGCGGCGCTCGAACGAGCGGGCCTGTTGCGTGTTCCCGCGGTGCCCTCCGCGGCTGGGCTTCTGGACTGCTCCACCAACGACTACCTGGGCTACGCCCGAGATGTTTCACGTGAAACATCCCTCGGAGCCGGCGCGTCGAGACTGATTCACGGTACTTCCACGGAGCACCTCGACCTAGAGCGAGCCCTCGCCGACTGGGTCGCCCTCCCCGCGGCTCTTCTGTTCTCGTCAGGCTACGCCGCCAACGTGGGCCTAATCCAGGCGCTCGCCGGGCCCGGAGACGTGATCTTCAGCGACGCCCTCAACCACGCCAGCCTGATCGACGGCTGCAGGTTGAGCCGGGCCCGCGTCGTGGTGCTCGAACACAACTCGCTAGAACACCTCGAACGCGCCCTCGAGGCAGAACAGGGCCGACGACGTTGGGTCGTCACGGAGAGCTACTACTCGATGGACGGGGATGGACCCGACCTCCGAACCCTGCGGGCCCTGACGGAGCACCACAGAGCCGGGTGGTTGGTGGACGAGGCCCACGCGCTCGGAGTCTACGGGCCCGTCGGTGCTGGCCGCTGTGCGGAGGCGGGAGTGAAACCAGACGCATTGGTTGGCACCCTGGGAAAGTCCCTTGGAAGCGCAGGCGCGTTCGTCGCTGGGAGCGAAACACTCAGAACCTACCTCTGGAATCGCGCCCGTAGCCTGGTGTTCTCGACGGCCACTAGCCCCCTCCTCGCCCTGAAGACCTTGCCAATGGTCGAGCGGGTGAAGGCCAGCGACCGCGAACGTAGCGACCTGCTCCGCAAGGCGCAGACGCTGGTCAGTCGCCTTCGAGAGGCGGGGCTGCCGTTCCCACGACACTACTTGGTCGGCCCCATCGTCCCGGTAGTCCTTGGAAGCACTGAGGCGGCGCAACACCTGGCCATCGACCTCACCGCGCAGGGCTTCCTGGTTCAGCCGATCCGCCCACCAACCGTGCCTGAAGGCACGTCACGGTTGCGAATCACCTTGCGTCCTCAGCTGGAAGACCTGGCACTGGACCACTTGGCGACGCTACTGATCGCGGGATGGAAGCGCTGGTCGTCCTCGGCACCGGAACAGAGATAG
- a CDS encoding TetR/AcrR family transcriptional regulator — MEIAPARGRYDRTLDEDTRDAAQRARVLQATAEQLAARGRSDTTVEHIIIHAGISRATFYQHYEDLAHAVADVVQLLQERVVAPCRAALAGEPTPRGQLQAMATAYLIEVESHPHLVLAGALVPDVLQAQSMQCVLLQPVVQDWLDGARRAGLAAPGANVTVRWLAALFEAAGVELVLHGGALGDMAERLARGCTALVR, encoded by the coding sequence GTGGAAATAGCACCCGCTCGTGGCCGCTACGACCGCACGCTGGATGAGGACACGCGGGACGCTGCCCAGCGCGCCAGGGTCCTCCAGGCCACGGCGGAGCAGCTGGCCGCGCGTGGGCGCAGCGACACAACCGTGGAGCACATTATTATCCACGCGGGAATCAGTCGCGCCACGTTCTACCAACACTACGAGGATCTCGCCCACGCCGTTGCGGACGTGGTGCAGCTCCTGCAGGAGCGGGTCGTCGCGCCGTGCCGCGCTGCCCTCGCAGGCGAACCGACTCCCCGCGGGCAGCTCCAGGCGATGGCGACCGCCTACTTGATTGAGGTGGAGAGCCATCCCCACCTGGTGCTCGCTGGGGCGCTGGTGCCGGATGTCCTTCAGGCCCAGTCGATGCAGTGTGTGCTGCTCCAACCGGTCGTGCAGGACTGGCTGGATGGTGCTCGTCGCGCAGGCTTGGCCGCCCCTGGGGCGAACGTCACGGTACGCTGGCTGGCCGCGCTGTTTGAGGCTGCGGGGGTCGAGCTGGTGCTGCACGGGGGTGCGCTGGGCGATATGGCGGAACGGCTCGCTCGAGGCTGCACCGCGCTCGTTCGCTAA
- the zapA gene encoding cell division protein ZapA — translation MERIPVELQVGGQKYRVLASAGDETLLRLAALVDSKLREHAGPHLNSPQGLLLAAMALAHELEEERAKRQQVERRSREVLKSVLSRVDSALGTLETAPSSVDASEEPALVEVRRKGADRAADIGRDD, via the coding sequence GTGGAGCGGATCCCCGTCGAGCTGCAGGTGGGGGGGCAGAAGTATCGCGTCCTCGCGTCCGCTGGTGACGAGACCTTGCTCCGCCTGGCTGCGCTGGTTGACAGCAAGCTCCGGGAGCACGCCGGTCCTCACCTCAACTCGCCCCAGGGTCTGCTGCTCGCCGCGATGGCGCTGGCCCACGAGCTCGAAGAGGAGCGGGCGAAGCGTCAACAGGTGGAGCGGCGCTCGCGCGAGGTTCTGAAGAGCGTGCTGTCTCGAGTCGACTCCGCCCTCGGCACGCTGGAGACCGCGCCCAGTTCGGTTGATGCGAGCGAGGAGCCGGCGCTGGTTGAGGTGCGGCGTAAGGGCGCCGATCGGGCCGCCGACATCGGCCGCGACGACTGA